The genome window AAAAGGGTATTGTTTCATTAGGGACAATCCTATTGTATTTGTTCGCAGGCAGTTGCTCCTGCTTCCCCAGTACTTACAATCTATAAGCAAATTGATCTGTAAGTAGATtgtaagcactgaggaagggagaACTGGCTCTCGAAATAACGATATTTGCAAATAAATGCAATAGGGGTCCTTTCGTTTTATTTAAACACTGAGGACAACCAATCAACCAAGTTCAATACCAAACACCACATCTCAATACAAAGCACTATTCGGCCCAATTCGTACTTTAAAAATTAacctaaagtaaaaataggatgTTGGTGGGCATtccataaaattttatattttgcaaattaaaattCGTTAAAATTGCTTTTATTTTACTTCGAAAATAAGTTGCTGGAATTATGAAATCTTTTAGTGGGAGTAGTAGGGGAGACTGGGTATAGTTGCCATAGATTTTGGTTTTCGACTTTTCTGTTTTTTACTATGATACTCACTATAAATTTGATTCCTGATAATTACAAACTAAATGCCGGCTGTCCATTTCTCTAAGAGTCATTATTTAATAAACGTGTTCTGTACttcaaaaagatattttctCGAAGGTCTCTAACAATGCCAACTAACCCCAGGGGTTGGGCAAGTTGgcataatttaaaaaatgtgtgATTTAAAGGCAAAGAAAAGTAGACATAGttcaagaaaaaaacatttcatttcgAAATATAGTAAATAAAATCGAGAATTCAAGCGAATATTGAATATAATTAAAACACTGGTCTCTTCCTCTTATTTTCTACtgatctttttgttttttattccctTCAGCCGGCAGTAAGCTTCTGATTGGGGTGTCCGTTAGAAGTTcagcttttctcctttttcttccacGATTAGACTCCTTTCTTGGCCCTGCTTTTTGGTAATGGTCATACTTCTTCCGTAGACGTTGAAGGTATTGCAGGAAGAGGATCATGTACTGATATCACTAACAGATGAAGACAGAAACTCAGAGTCATCGAATATGTCTTGGTTGAAAGGACATATTTCACTAACACAAAATCCTGCAGTTATATTAGATGGAGTTAAAGCAAGTGGGAATGCAATGTTTTCTATTGACGGAGTATGATAAACAGCCATTGTTTGCCCTGGATTGTTCGTTATCCAAGAGTCACAGGAagagttaatatatttttttagcgGCCCGAAAACACTCCTGTACAAAAGTTGTAATTTATGGCTGGAGTGTGTAGGAAATGATAAAACCAACCCCGTtctctttgagcaaatcaagaGCCTCAATAGACAAGTAGGAGTTGTGGTTATCAAGGGGAAGAAGAACTTGTTTCTCTTTTGAACATCtcgtaaaatgaatgaaatattttaCAAAGTTTATAAAATTAGTCTCCATCATTCAATCTGATTTGTTAGTATCTCCATTTGAGCCAGGTGGTGGACCTTCGAGAAAATGTTCCTTGAACTTAATTTGTGGAAAAACAAAGAAAGGGCGAATCGTAGTACTTCCCGCTGAAAGACATGCTGCGAGAGCCACCAGACATCCTATTTCAGCTGAGGTTATACGTCTTATTTGCTTGAATCCTTCTCGTTCAACTGCTCTGTCTAGTTTTTGCGCTGTTGTGATTCCTGTCTCGTCAACGTTGTATATATCTTCAGgctcaaatttatatttatctaATACAGATTTTAGTAAAGTAAAACATTTGTTCTGTTGGAACTTGTAGCTCTAGCCAAACTGGTTGTTTCTGGAGTGCGCAGGGATAAACatcggtgtttcttcatgaagtTATAAAACCAATCCGATCCTGCCACCTTGTTTACTCCCCATGACTGGAGTATTTTCGTCAAATTTGATTTCGCAAGCTGATAAcgaaaaaatttagaaaaacagaaaattggCCGTCCTTATTTGTTGGTAACTTCAGTCAGACTGAGACATTAGTGGATACTGTAACACAATGGGCTACTCAGAATAAAAAAATGACAACATTGTGGCAACTCCGTGGCAAAACTGAGCAGCTGAATGCTATCTTACCCCTTATGCCAACTAACCCCGGTCTCCCCTAGCCATTACACATATAGAACTCTTACTGTGAGAGACAAAATTGCGTTATGGAACCAATATTACGGAATGGATATCATTGAATTGATAGGAGGAATGAAGTGTAATGCCAGACACTTCGGAAGCTTAACTGATGATGTTGATATGATATATAGTAAGCCGGAGCTGAGAAAGAATTTGCCGCATTCGTTCATATTAAGTGCAGATTAAATAGTAATCTGTTTTCGCAATAATTGCCCTAATAATGCACGTTGATATAACATATACCTCTATGTCCTTCCCCCACCACAGTTTTGGTAAGGCATGGTAAAATAGCAGTTGAAAAAAGCTAGACTTCGACCATGTAACGGCCTACCTACTTGTTCTCCTATTGTGATGCAACTGGAAGTTAATCTTTGGATTGCGTCTGATCTACGACGATGACCACAAGATGTTCAGAACAAGCGTTCTCAGAACATTCATCGAGCAAATCGGAATGTACCAGTGTTAGCGGCCCAGAGGATGAAATAAATAGCCAGCGAATGCACGCTGTGTTTAAAAGAGCAGAAATGTCCGGAAAGCGAAAATGTGGCGTTACTTTTATCATCCGCACAAAAATTGTCGGTAATGTCACAGTTATAAGTTttctgctgaaacttgaccgactgaatTAAAAGTTTTTCAAGTGGGTGCCAAGGCAATAGAATATCATTGATAATGAGGCAACTGACAGACTGGTTCACCAAGGGTCTGGCTTCACCAGAGTCAGCATTTAAAGTCGAGCCATCCACGATCAAGCCTACTTTGAAGGATGAAGGTACAAAGATTCATGCAGTCAAATGGAGAAATTCGAACCCACAAAAGAGAACACCATTGCCGAAATTTGAAAAGATCTGCTGATCATGGACGCATGGCAAGCAGAAATCTGTCTGAATAGTCGTTTCAGAGGATAGTACAGTGGCCTAATGCAGGAAGCCTGGGTGTGTGAAGCTGCTACTATCCATACTTCTTTAACCAAGTCCAAGCTAAGCCCTGATTTATCGTTGTTGGTAAGACATTCTTTCGATTCGGTATATTTTCGGTTTATGTGAGAGCACGTCATCGAGTCGTAGCCTCTGGATTGAATTTGagaatattttcttattttttataaaatattgacACCTACTTCTGTGGAGCAATCCTTGGGTGCGGggggttcgaatgacttcatttGCTCCGCCTTCGCAATTTCCTTTGTGATACTGGACTCGTGGTTAACAATTGTTGACTCGGGAAGATCCGCCGAATTAATAATATTGAGAAAAAGAGGAGCTTCTTAAATTTAATGAGTATCAGAGTTTTATTGATAAAATGCTTTCAAAGCCTAttacaaaaaataattaaataatacaTAAATTAGTGATTACataattttaaacaaagaaaatatttttaaattttagtataGTGTCGCGGTCGACTTCACTTTCAATTCCAATACGTTTTAGGTCATCATCCGTCATAGTGAACAACACTTCCAAATCGATCTGGAATGAAAtcagaaaaaatcgattttcatgTGATTAAACGTAGAGTTTCTTATTTTAGAGAGACATGATGTTTAGACTTAATCATAGCCTAGATTTAATAGTACCTCTtctctttcaaatttttcaatgtaACCATTAAGTCCAGTGTCTTTCAGCAAGGAGGCTAACGAGACGGGTGCATTCATAACGTCATCCTTGAagcgaacagatttcaacttctTCGGCTTCAATCCTCTTTGTGCTCTGAGAACTGGATGTAGATTAATGTAATCAGGGGGTAAAAAATGGTCGAGCCTGCGTTGCCGAATATGCGCTTCCAGGctagaaatttttaaaaaattgagatCTGGGAAGATCTAGTTAGTTAACTCTTAAATTTTAGACTTACCCCTCATGACTTGGTCGGGGAGGCCTGAGAATTGGCGGCGGCATTAATGTAAAATCCACGTCCACCACGGTATCATTTGGGTCAAAAATTGTACTATCGGCACAGGCTTTTTGCACTGCTTCAGGTGGCGCCCTTTTGAAATTGTACTCTTTCGGGGCATTGAATTCGATTGGGGAAATATCCGGTGAGTGCATGTAGAATGCGTTCCTTGTTGGGGTGAAACTTCGACGCGAGGGTAGTATATTGTGAAAGTTTGTAATATCACGTAAGCGATCAACACTTGCACAGATATCAGgaggaaatttgaatttttgtccATTTGTTGGCGTCACAATTGCCGAGTAACTTCCTGAAAATAATCGGTTCATTAACATGAAttaaatcaattaaaaaaaaatatacttactTTTTAGTTCAACATCCTCCATTATTCTGACTCCGTAATGTTGAACTGATGTAATCGTACTCATTCCAATGAAAATTTACTAATACCAAAATGGGGAATACTTTATTTCAACAGTTATTCTGTGGCGTTTATCATACCGGGAAATCGACTGAAATGACTAACCGGTTATATTGAACAAAGGAGAATTTAATGTAGAAACTGAGCGACTGAATGTGAGGTAAAAACGATTATGCGAGTTTGAGTATTAATAATCCAACGGCCTAGAACTCTTACCAATACATGCATGTTCGATTCGGGTAACCGATTTGAAAGAGTAGAGGGTGATAAAAAGGTGGCACAAAAAATCAGTTCGATCTGGCATCCGTAGTTATAAGGATATGACTGATTTGGCTAATTTATTCTTTGTAATTTAAGCtgaatatttttgtttattctTGAGAATGACCTTCTAAAACTCTTATCAATACTATTACATAAACCTCATTTAACTGAGATTACAACGAAAGGATGAACCATCTAAATCAGAGATAGTCCTGCAGTTATGCAACGCACTATAGTTGCTATGACTTAAGGCTTCATCTGTGAAATCTGGTAGAATGTTAAGGACTGCCTGCTTGAGGTTATAAATTCCAGTATGTTTCTTATGAGATTTAATCCTTCCTTAGGTCTTCCAGATATTTGGGGCATAATACGAGTTGTAATGAATTCCGAAAAGgccccagaaaaaaaaaacaagtagcAAATTTGTTGCAGGACTAGTGGATGGAGTCCTTTCAGGTGACTGTTTGCTAGCCAGTTCGGAAACCAGTAGGTTACAGTTTATTCACGAGTTTTGGAGAACCATGTAGAGAACTATCGGACATGAACTTCGGCATGATAGAAATGAATTGTTCCATAATGGATGTCATAAATAcgcatcattatcaacggcgcaacaaccagcatccgggctaggcctgccttagtaaggaactccaggcgtcccgttttgcgccgaggttcaccaattcgatatctcttaaAGTTGCCTGCCaaagatgtccatattccaacagttttttcatcgcttgccgcagagggaaaatctaatctgttgctgatttggctggagtgataTGGGCCGATGATACTCTGGGTGTAGGcgactattcggcctagcaagatagcggagaatatcttatagatagtattcAGCAATGTGgttcctctataattgctgcactgagtgatatctccctccttatgtatgggacagatgttgccagtcatcaggcgttGATCTGCTGTCCCATACCCTGAGCgtgagttgatgaaccacttaatgCAGTTAgtggcctccatatttgaccagttcggctgtaattccatcggctcctggccccTTAAATCGATGGATAGCACAGACAGttccttctatgcttggtggcggTATTATCTAtccgtcgtctccagttggcgggacctacaactcgctgatattttgcttgttgagcagttcatcaaagtactcaacccagcgCGCCAATATGCATATTCCGcccgaaattagatttccccTTTGTCTGAGCAGGATGAAcatcattctgctgacttgttggtaaagctccCGCGtttggtgtggttgctccctgtacttttcgagttcagagaCTTGTTGGTTATCCCAGGTTCGATGAAAtccgtgataggtctctgcgcgtgcctgcgttctttgagagtgcagcattgcccggtatgtagcattcttccgttccattgctaacttacatttatcgttgaaccagccgttccgattttttttgtgcgactggggctaagtatgtttgtggctgtatcaatgataatgttctttacgtggttgtgaagatcatttgttgacgcttcattTCCATGACCTTTCGTCACTTACGCCTGATTACCGAGGCGATTTGAGAcgatattgttattcgagttcggaatactatgtcaacgagatagtggtcggagtctatattggcccccaatatgctctgatattcatcaaagttgagaggtggcggcgttcgatttgaacgtgatcaatttggctgaaagtggtcccgtcccgAGAATTCCACGTATATTTCTGCGCAGactaggtatttccaacaaccatttcgtgtgacactgctaggtggataatccgcagtctgttgtGATTGGtagttttatgtaagctatgggaacaaACGTGTCGGCTGTATAAGGGCTCTGCCcctgcttggctgttaaaatctccaggtatgattttggtatcatccCTGAtccaggcttcgagggtccgctctgCTGCCTCGCAGAGGGTATCCTTCTTCAGCTCCGCAATCTGTTCTGTAGAGACATGAACTATAATATTGCAAGCTTTTGCATCAGCCCCATACTTGGATAGGGTATCATCtaactgttgatgttggttcaacaggcgtttcctaggttttatgctacaTCGTGTATAACAAATATTGCTTGTAAATAATAACATCCAAACAAGGTAAATAAATGGACTTGAAATATATCACTATCaagattttcagaaaaaaagaaaCGCAAGCATACCGCATACCAGTATAATAGATCATTTTAAGACCCGTAGATTGTAGTGAACGATAATT of Hermetia illucens chromosome 4, iHerIll2.2.curated.20191125, whole genome shotgun sequence contains these proteins:
- the LOC119655490 gene encoding uncharacterized protein LOC119655490, whose product is MSTITSVQHYGVRIMEDVELKRSYSAIVTPTNGQKFKFPPDICASVDRLRDITNFHNILPSRRSFTPTRNAFYMHSPDISPIEFNAPKEYNFKRAPPEAVQKACADSTIFDPNDTVVDVDFTLMPPPILRPPRPSHEGLEAHIRQRRLDHFLPPDYINLHPVLRAQRGLKPKKLKSVRFKDDVMNAPVSLASLLKDTGLNGYIEKFEREEIDLEVLFTMTDDDLKRIGIESEVDRDTILKFKNIFFV